The Geovibrio ferrireducens genome contains the following window.
GATTTCGAATCAATTCAGTTCATAGGCCACAGGCTCAAAGGTGAGGCAAAAACATTCGGCTTTGAACCTGTGAGCGATTACGGACTCTATATTCAGGGAGCTGCTATCCGCAGAAACCGAAAGAAAATAGAGGAAACGGCAGAAGATTTAAATGAATACGCATCAAAAATCAGGCTTATTTTTGACAAAAAAAGTGTATGATTCCTTTTGCAAACATAGTTGTCCACATACGGAGAATCCATGAGAATATTAACAGCAGTTCTTTTAAGCGCAGTTATAGCGGCATGCAGCTCTCAGAAGCCTGAGCAGGCTGAAACACGTAAAAATGAGGAAAAGCCGGTAGATATACGCACGTCAGTGCTTGAAAAGAAAAATATTCCCGACTGGTTTACCCTGCCCGGCAATGTTGAGGCGTGGGAATCTGTCACGGTTTCTGTGGATCTGGCGGGAACAGTAATAAAAACCTACGCTGAGGAAGGGGAAAGAATAGCGAAAGGCTCCCCTGTAATCAGCCTTGATACATCAACGTACAAAGCCGCGGCAGACAACAGCAGGGCGGCGCTTGCCCTCTCTGAGAAGGAGTACGCCCGCGCTAAGCAGCTTTACGAGAGTGACGCGGTGAGCAAGCAGACCTATGACAGGGCGCTGGCCGCTTTTGAACAGGCAGAGGCTGATCTGCGTTATAACGAGGCGCAGCTGGGAAAAGCTGTGCTGAAAAGCCCCATAAACGGCTGGCTGGACAGGCGGCATGTTGATGCGGGTGAATATGTGGCTCCGGGCGATCCTGTGGCTGTAATAGTGAACACCGACAGGATGCAGCTTATCGTGGATGTTCCGGAGAAAGATGTTCGCTACCTTCATGAGGGAACAGAGGTTGACCTCTTTGAGGCGCAGGTGAACAGGGACGGCGCGGCGTACAAAGGGAAAATAGTTTATGCGGCAAAACAGGCCGATGCCGCCACTAAGACATACAGGGTAAAGCTTGAGATAACCGGAGGGAAGGAAAAGCTCCGTCCGGGGATGATAATCCGCGCCAGATTCCTCCGCAGGGAGTATGCGGATGTATTCGTTATTCCTGTTTTCAGCCTTGTGGACAAACAGGAAGGAAAAGTTGTCTTTGTTGAGAAAGATGGCAGAGCCGTTCAGATTCCCGTGAGTGTTTCCGCCGTGATAGGCGACAGCGCAGTGATTGAGGAAGGCCTCACCGAAGGGGACAGGCTCATCGTAAAAGGTCAGCAGTTTGTGGCTGACGGGTCGAAGGTTCAGGCGGAGTAAGTCCATATGCTTATTACAGATGCCTCTCTGAAAAGGAAAAGCACGGTCTTCGTGCTGATGATTCTGTTTATAATTGTCGGCATGTATTCATACATCACCCTCCCCCGCGAGTCTGATCCGGATATTACCATTCCGTATGTTCTTGTTGTGACGGAGTATGAGGGTGTGGCTCCGGAGGATGTGGAAAGCCTCATCACTCTGCCTATTGAGCGCAAGCTGAAAGGGATCAAGAATGTCAAGGAGATAAGAGCGACAAGCTCCGAAGGCGCGTCCATCATCGTTGTGGAGTTCATAGCGGACACTGATATTGACAACGCCATGCAGTGGGTGCGTGACAAGGTTGATCAGGCCAAGGGGGATCTGCCCGCGGATCTGGACAATGACCCGATGATCATGGAGATTAACCTTTCTGAGTTCCCCATAATGAAGATAGCCATCCACGGGGATGTGCCGGAGTATATTCTCAAAGAGGTCGCCGAAGATCTCAAGGACGAGATAGAGAGCGTTCAGGGTGTGCTTGAGGTCGTCATCAACGGCGGACGGGAAAGGCAGATCCGCGTTGTGTTTGATCAGGAGCGTCTCACCGCTTACGGACTCTCATTCAGCGAAATAGCCGCAGCGGTTCAGCGGGAGAATGTCAATATCCCCGGCGGAACAATGGACATGGGCGGCGGCAAATACCTTCTGCGTATTCCCGGAGAATTTAAAGACCCGGCCATAATAGACAACCTTGTTCTGCTGGCGAGAAACGGCAAGCCGATTTACCTGAAAGATGTCGCCCATGTGGAGGACACTTTTGAAGACCGTGAAAGCTACTCACGGCTTAACGGTGATCAGGCTGTTTCCATAGAGATAAAGAAACGCGCCGGGGAAAACATAATAGAGGTTTCAGACCGTGTTAAGGCTATTCTGGATATAGCCCGGACACTTGTCCCTGCGGGTATTCAGCTCACCGTTACCGAAGATCAGTCGGATGATATAAGGATGATGGTGGAGGAGCTTGAGAACAATATAATGTCAGGCCTTGTTCTGGTTGTGCTTGTTCTGTTCATGTTTCTGGGCAAGAGAAGCTCATTTTTTGTCGCCGCTGCCATACCCTTTTCCATGCTGCTGTCTTTCACCGTTCTCCAGATAATGGGCATAACGCTGAACATGGTTGTTCTTTTCAGCCTTATCCTTGCTCTGGGTATGCTTGTGGATAACGCCATAGTTATTGTGGAGAATATCTACCGCCATATACAGGAAGGAAAAGAGCGGAACGTTGCCGCATCCATCGCCGCCGCCGAGGTGGGCTGGCCGATTATAAGCTCAACTGTGACAACGCTCTGCGCATTTGCGCCTATGCTTTTCTGGCCGGATATAATGGGGGAATTCATGAGGTTTCTCCCCCTTACACTGATAATAACCCTCACCTCCTCGCTTTTTGTGGCGCTTGTGTTTAACCCTGTGATATGCGCCGTGTTTATGTCTAAAAAAAGGGACAAGGCGTATGAGGATGACGGCAGGGACTCCCTGCTTGTGCGGATGTATGTGAAAAGCCTTGATTTTGCCCTCCGCCGAAGATGGGTTGCCGTTCTGGGCGCTTTCGGCGGAATGTTTGTGATACTCATGCTCTTCGGCGCTTTCAACAGCGGTGTGGAACTCTTCCCCGATACGCAGCCGAAAAGGGCTTATGTGGGGATAAAGGCTCCAGAAGGCACAAGACTTGAGGTGACAGACGGCTATGTGAACATAGTGGAGCAGATGGTCATGGCCGAGCCTGATGTGAAATACATCATAGCAGACAGCGGCATAACCCCAAGCGGGGAGGAGGGTTCAAGCAGACTCTCCAACCACGGCCGGGTTAGCATCCGCTTTCACGAAAAGGACGACAGGGAAGGCAAAAGCAGCGATGTTCTGGACAGGCTGAGGGAAAAGTTACAGTTTTTCCCCGGTGCTGAGATAAAGGTGGAAAAAGAGGAAAACGGGCCGCCCGTGGGCGACCCTGTGAGCATAGAGATAGGCGGCGAGGATGTCAGCATCCTTGAGCGCCTTACAAATCAGGTGAAGGCTGAGGTGAAGGAGGTCTACGGAATAGTGGATCTCAAGGATAACCTTGTTAAGTCAAAGCCTGAGATAAGCGTGCGTGTGGACAGGGAAAAGGCCGCTCTCCTCGGTCTTTCCACTGCGGATATTTCCTATACCCTCAAGGCCGCAATAGGCGGCTACAAGCTTGGCGTTTACCGGGAAGGGGACGATGAGTACGATATAGTTGCCCGCCTGCCTGAGGAGAGAAGGCGCAGTGTGGCGGACATAGCAAATCTGCTTGTGCCTAATTCGGGCGGGAACCCCATTCCTCTCTCTGAGATAGCAACGGTTGAAACAGGCACGGGCTACGGCTCCATAAAACGCAAGGACGGCAAAAGGGTTGTCACTGTCAGTGCAGGTGTCGAAGGACGCAACAGCAATGACGCTTTGCAGGAGATAATGCAGAAGGTGGCAA
Protein-coding sequences here:
- a CDS encoding efflux RND transporter periplasmic adaptor subunit, whose amino-acid sequence is MRILTAVLLSAVIAACSSQKPEQAETRKNEEKPVDIRTSVLEKKNIPDWFTLPGNVEAWESVTVSVDLAGTVIKTYAEEGERIAKGSPVISLDTSTYKAAADNSRAALALSEKEYARAKQLYESDAVSKQTYDRALAAFEQAEADLRYNEAQLGKAVLKSPINGWLDRRHVDAGEYVAPGDPVAVIVNTDRMQLIVDVPEKDVRYLHEGTEVDLFEAQVNRDGAAYKGKIVYAAKQADAATKTYRVKLEITGGKEKLRPGMIIRARFLRREYADVFVIPVFSLVDKQEGKVVFVEKDGRAVQIPVSVSAVIGDSAVIEEGLTEGDRLIVKGQQFVADGSKVQAE
- a CDS encoding efflux RND transporter permease subunit, with the translated sequence MLITDASLKRKSTVFVLMILFIIVGMYSYITLPRESDPDITIPYVLVVTEYEGVAPEDVESLITLPIERKLKGIKNVKEIRATSSEGASIIVVEFIADTDIDNAMQWVRDKVDQAKGDLPADLDNDPMIMEINLSEFPIMKIAIHGDVPEYILKEVAEDLKDEIESVQGVLEVVINGGRERQIRVVFDQERLTAYGLSFSEIAAAVQRENVNIPGGTMDMGGGKYLLRIPGEFKDPAIIDNLVLLARNGKPIYLKDVAHVEDTFEDRESYSRLNGDQAVSIEIKKRAGENIIEVSDRVKAILDIARTLVPAGIQLTVTEDQSDDIRMMVEELENNIMSGLVLVVLVLFMFLGKRSSFFVAAAIPFSMLLSFTVLQIMGITLNMVVLFSLILALGMLVDNAIVIVENIYRHIQEGKERNVAASIAAAEVGWPIISSTVTTLCAFAPMLFWPDIMGEFMRFLPLTLIITLTSSLFVALVFNPVICAVFMSKKRDKAYEDDGRDSLLVRMYVKSLDFALRRRWVAVLGAFGGMFVILMLFGAFNSGVELFPDTQPKRAYVGIKAPEGTRLEVTDGYVNIVEQMVMAEPDVKYIIADSGITPSGEEGSSRLSNHGRVSIRFHEKDDREGKSSDVLDRLREKLQFFPGAEIKVEKEENGPPVGDPVSIEIGGEDVSILERLTNQVKAEVKEVYGIVDLKDNLVKSKPEISVRVDREKAALLGLSTADISYTLKAAIGGYKLGVYREGDDEYDIVARLPEERRRSVADIANLLVPNSGGNPIPLSEIATVETGTGYGSIKRKDGKRVVTVSAGVEGRNSNDALQEIMQKVAKIELPNGYSIKYSGEQEEQQKATAFLEKAFVIALFMIALVLVTQFNSIRQSGIVLTSVVLSLSGVLMGLLIMRMPFGIIMTGVGVISLAGVVVNNAIVLIDYANQLRASGMEPDQAIRTAGRTRLRPVLLTAVTTILGMLPMATGVSFSFRRLAWEIGSETAEWWSSMAVAIIFGLSFATVLTLIVVPVLYSYASTGIFRRKKA